A single region of the Hippoglossus hippoglossus isolate fHipHip1 chromosome 17, fHipHip1.pri, whole genome shotgun sequence genome encodes:
- the LOC117778388 gene encoding uncharacterized protein LOC117778388 — MLSLHQSLSSLLLLSTLTAISHEELRSVNNEEFSAEGSTVTLSYNYTKVNPTDYFFWYRQYPGQAPEFLLSRSASGQEAAPTSGLSIKVEQNLIHMIISSAAVTDSAVYYCAVKPTVTGNYTTLYKNSSCQKPPLLTAHLSFLPPLEGDITHQKSSFLICLFLYMLCSSSECDGDDRVMQPTGGVTAAEGETLTLGCTFQTNDPTPTLLWYKQQVNDFPKLLLRRFSTQADNPAERQRDRRMDAAVNQTSFPLKIQKLQLSDSAVYYCALQPTVTGNYTTLYKNLWSKDNTPHHPLEGVTHYMLLHLFLFLSPFIAMGSMYSITPESPEEVVSEGRHINLTCKYNGSIDSIQWYRQQQRSRPEFLLYITEDGSIHPTLSDFSAHINQTEKRVKLQISSAAVTDSAVYYCAVKPTVTGNYTTLYKNLWSKDNTPHHPPEGVTHC; from the exons ATGCTCTCACTGCATCAGTCTCTATCTTCTCTACTGCTTCTCTCCACTCTAACAG CAATCAGCCATGAAGAACTCAGATCGGTCAACAATGAAGAGTTCAGTGCAGAAGGCAGCACTGTTACTCTGTCCTATAACTACACCAAAGTGAACCCAACGGATTATTTCTTCTGGTATCGACAGTATCCAGGACAAGCACCAGAGTTCCTCCTCTCACGTTCTGCTTCAGGACAAGAAGCTGCTCCAACCTCTGGACTGAGCATTAAAGTGGAGCAGAACCTAATCCATATGatcatctcctctgctgcagtgacagactcTGCTGTGTACTACTGTGCTGTGAAGCCCACAGTGACAGGAAACTACACAACTCTGTACAAAAACTCCAGCTGCCAGaagcctcctctcctcactgctCACCTCAGCTTCTTAcctccactagagggcgatATAACTCA TCAGAAATCCTCTTTCTTGATTTGTCTCTTCCTCTACATGTTGTGTTCTTCCTCAGAGTGTGATGGAGACGACAGAGTGATGCAGCCGACCGGAGGCGTCACTGCTGCTGAAGGAGAGACTCTCACACTGGGTTGTACTTTTCAGACCAATGATCCAACTCCAACTCTGCTCTGGTACAAACAACAAGTCAACGATTTCCCAAAGCTTCTCCTGCGACGCTTCTCAACACAAGCAGATAATCcagcagaaagacagagggacagaagaATGGATGCTGCTGTCAACCAGACCTCATTTCCTCTGAAGAtccagaagctgcagctgtcaGACTCTGCTGTGTACTACTGTGCTCTGCAGCCCACAGTGACAGGAAACTACACAACTCTGTACAAAAACCTGTGGAGCAAAGACAATACTCCTCATCATCCACTAGAGGGAGTCACTCACT ACATGTTGCTtcacctctttttgtttttatctccctTCATAG CCATGGGTTCCATGTACAGCATAACGCCAGAAAGTCCTGAAGAAGTAGTTTCAGAGGGAAGACACATCAACCTGACCTGTAAATATAACGGATCCATCGACAGCATCCAGTGGTACCGACAACAGCAGAGATCCAGACCAGAGTTCctgctctacatcacagaggacGGATCCATTCATCCAACTCTGTCTGATTTCTCTGCTCACATCAACCAAACTGAGAAACGAGTCAAACTGCagatctcctctgctgcagtgacagactcTGCTGTGTACTACTGTGCTGTGAAGCCCACAGTGACAGGAAACTACACAACTCTGTACAAAAACCTGTGGAGCAAAGACAATACTCCTCATCATCCACCAGAGGGAGTCACTCACTGTTAA